A single region of the Thermodesulfatator indicus DSM 15286 genome encodes:
- a CDS encoding FtsW/RodA/SpoVE family cell cycle protein produces MKNQAFKGLYWPLILTTLFLVEAGVLNQASASSGIMFKKQLLWFSLGWIILFGLALSDYQKILSEKIILAFYIVVAGLLLFLAFHHHQRWLKLKFFSLQPSEFAKLALIFISASILHKYDKLNLDLKTFGWLTFFACPLILLVAVGDLDQGLILSSIYISFVLVAGVPKRLLIFGAALAIALGIIVGPHLWNLLKPYQRARVEAFINPEAFALSRGYQVIQALIAVGSGGIKGLGFKEGLSSRLNYLPEKHTDLAFAVWAEEWGFIGASLVVIAFGILVCQVLKIATQVRDSFGKYLCYGIGIMFFLEALINIGGIIHILPIASVPLPFLSYGGSSILVNMAALGIVLSASRKRYSFR; encoded by the coding sequence ATGAAAAATCAAGCCTTTAAAGGTCTCTATTGGCCTCTGATATTAACGACTTTGTTTTTAGTTGAGGCTGGTGTGCTTAATCAGGCTAGTGCTTCTTCTGGAATTATGTTTAAAAAGCAATTACTATGGTTTAGCTTGGGATGGATTATTCTTTTTGGCCTGGCTTTAAGCGATTATCAAAAAATCCTTTCGGAAAAAATTATACTAGCTTTTTATATAGTGGTGGCGGGATTATTACTCTTCCTGGCTTTTCATCATCACCAACGCTGGCTGAAATTAAAATTTTTTAGCCTTCAGCCTTCAGAATTTGCCAAACTTGCTTTGATATTTATATCTGCTTCTATTTTGCATAAGTATGACAAACTGAACTTAGACCTGAAAACATTTGGATGGCTTACTTTTTTTGCCTGTCCCTTGATTCTTTTAGTGGCTGTGGGAGACCTTGATCAGGGATTAATCTTGTCATCTATTTACATTTCTTTTGTTCTGGTTGCCGGAGTGCCTAAACGCCTCCTGATTTTTGGGGCAGCTTTGGCCATAGCCCTTGGAATAATAGTTGGCCCACATCTTTGGAACCTTTTAAAACCATACCAGAGGGCAAGAGTCGAAGCCTTTATTAATCCGGAAGCCTTCGCCCTTAGTCGAGGTTATCAGGTTATTCAGGCTCTTATAGCCGTTGGTTCTGGAGGAATTAAGGGCCTTGGCTTTAAAGAAGGTCTTTCAAGTCGTCTAAATTATCTCCCAGAGAAACATACCGATTTGGCCTTTGCTGTTTGGGCTGAAGAATGGGGGTTTATCGGTGCTTCCTTAGTGGTCATAGCTTTTGGAATTTTAGTTTGCCAAGTTCTTAAAATTGCCACTCAAGTGAGGGATTCTTTTGGAAAATACTTGTGTTACGGTATAGGTATAATGTTTTTTTTGGAGGCTTTAATTAATATCGGTGGAATTATACATATTTTGCCTATAGCCAGTGTGCCTTTGCCTTTTTTAAGCTACGGTGGTTCTTCGATCTTGGTAAACATGGCAGCTCTTGGGATAGTGTTAAGTGCCTCGCGCAAGCGTTATTCGTTTCGATAA
- a CDS encoding ATP synthase F0 subunit B: MLKFDITLFIQIVEALILTAILNVIFIKPVMQIFKERKEKFDGLRSDIERFTKGAEEALKQYQQRLQEARLEANRKKEELKQLAKAEEKKILEAANKEAEELKQKTLSQLAQQLQQVRQALQSQVETFAVAIAQKLLGRSL; this comes from the coding sequence ATGCTAAAGTTCGATATCACGCTTTTTATTCAGATAGTAGAAGCGCTGATTTTGACGGCTATTTTGAATGTTATCTTTATCAAACCTGTAATGCAGATTTTCAAAGAACGTAAAGAAAAGTTTGACGGTTTACGTTCTGATATAGAACGTTTTACCAAGGGAGCCGAAGAGGCTCTCAAGCAATATCAACAGCGTCTCCAGGAAGCCCGTCTTGAGGCTAATCGCAAAAAAGAGGAGCTCAAGCAACTGGCTAAAGCTGAAGAAAAGAAGATTTTGGAAGCAGCTAATAAAGAAGCCGAAGAACTCAAACAAAAGACTCTTTCTCAGCTGGCCCAGCAGCTTCAACAAGTGCGTCAAGCTTTGCAATCTCAGGTAGAAACTTTTGCGGTAGCTATTGCTCAGAAACTTTTAGGGAGGTCTTTATAA
- the atpF gene encoding F0F1 ATP synthase subunit B → MRRIWPVLFLLFFFVGVASPVWAVEEGHNAPTTHEVAAQGEAGGHGAVSHEVKPHVTSRQLKDLLWWTVNFIALVIILVKFGREPIVNMFRSRRERIEGEYKELTDKRAEAERKYKEYEAKLATLEEEARKIMEAFIEQGEKEKERIIKEAYETAERIKQQAEFYVQQELEKAREELRKEVAELSVKMAEQIIREKITPEDQKRLVKEFIERVVH, encoded by the coding sequence ATGCGCCGGATCTGGCCTGTTTTATTTTTACTTTTCTTTTTTGTAGGGGTAGCGAGTCCGGTTTGGGCTGTAGAAGAAGGCCACAATGCTCCAACTACTCATGAAGTAGCAGCTCAGGGAGAAGCAGGTGGTCATGGGGCGGTTTCTCACGAGGTTAAGCCTCATGTTACCAGCCGTCAGTTGAAGGATCTTCTTTGGTGGACAGTCAACTTTATTGCTCTTGTTATTATTTTGGTTAAGTTTGGGCGTGAGCCTATAGTGAATATGTTTCGCTCTCGCCGTGAGCGTATTGAGGGTGAATATAAAGAACTTACAGATAAGAGGGCAGAGGCCGAGCGTAAGTACAAAGAATATGAAGCTAAACTTGCTACGCTAGAAGAAGAGGCCAGAAAAATTATGGAAGCCTTTATCGAGCAAGGAGAGAAAGAAAAAGAGAGGATTATTAAAGAGGCTTACGAGACCGCGGAGCGTATTAAGCAACAGGCTGAGTTTTATGTTCAACAGGAACTTGAAAAGGCTCGTGAGGAGCTGCGTAAGGAAGTAGCTGAGCTTTCCGTTAAAATGGCTGAGCAAATCATCAGGGAAAAAATTACCCCTGAAGATCAAAAACGCTTAGTTAAAGAATTTATTGAAAGGGTGGTGCACTAG
- the atpH gene encoding ATP synthase F1 subunit delta: MLRTIVALKYARGLFAAAKDLGKVKEYGEELKKVADFLASQPDILEALESPIYPPDLKMEVIEEIIKGLAVDEGVAKFLRLLVEKRRIHFIQDIVKTYQQLLDEEMGIARAEVRVATELDEEMQKALAEALSKKIGRQVILNVVQDPEILGGVRVRVGDLVLDGTVRAQLEKFKESIIRGEVS; encoded by the coding sequence GTGCTTAGGACAATAGTAGCCTTAAAGTATGCACGGGGTTTGTTTGCGGCGGCTAAGGATCTTGGGAAGGTCAAAGAATATGGCGAAGAATTAAAAAAAGTAGCTGACTTTTTGGCCTCCCAGCCGGACATTTTAGAGGCTTTAGAAAGCCCCATTTATCCGCCAGACCTTAAGATGGAAGTTATAGAAGAGATTATTAAAGGTTTGGCCGTTGATGAAGGGGTGGCCAAATTTTTGAGGCTATTGGTGGAAAAACGCCGTATTCACTTTATTCAGGATATTGTAAAGACTTATCAGCAACTTCTAGATGAAGAAATGGGTATTGCCAGAGCAGAAGTGCGAGTAGCCACGGAGCTTGATGAAGAGATGCAAAAGGCCTTGGCGGAGGCACTGTCTAAAAAGATTGGCCGTCAAGTAATATTGAATGTGGTTCAAGACCCTGAAATCTTGGGAGGTGTTAGGGTTCGGGTAGGAGACCTGGTGCTCGACGGAACTGTTCGGGCCCAGTTAGAAAAATTTAAAGAATCCATTATAAGGGGTGAGGTGTCCTAA
- the atpA gene encoding F0F1 ATP synthase subunit alpha yields MQGIRVEEISDLIKKRIEEYEKKVDLDEMGVVISIGDGIARVYGLRNCQAMELIEFPGGEMGIALNLEFDNVGVPIMGDASKIKEGDIAKRTGRIAEVPVGEAVLGRVVDPLGRPLDGKGPIQSKEFRRIEVKAPGIIARKPVHEPMYTGLKAIDAMTPIGRGQRELIIGDRQTGKTAIGIDAIINQKDSDIYCIYVASGLKKAAVAQTVEVLRRYGAMEYTTVVAACASDPATLQYIAPYAGCAMGEYFRDSGRHALIVYDDLSKQANAYREVSLLLRRPPGREAYPGDIFYNHSRLLERAAKLHDNYGAGSLTALPIIETLQGDVSAYIPTNVISITDGQVYLEPSLFFAGIRPAINVGLSVSRVGGAAQIKAMKQVAGRLRLELAQYRELAAFAQFGSELDRATQRILHRGARLTEILKQPQYQPLPVEKQVCILFAGTRGFLDEMPLDVLPDYERELYEFIESRYPEIYTEIKEKKEISPELEEKMKAAFKEFNEEFKTRHNVEPVPVP; encoded by the coding sequence ATGCAAGGGATAAGAGTAGAAGAAATCAGCGATCTTATTAAAAAACGCATTGAAGAGTATGAGAAAAAAGTAGACCTTGACGAGATGGGGGTAGTTATCTCCATCGGTGACGGTATTGCCCGTGTTTACGGCTTGCGTAATTGCCAGGCCATGGAACTTATCGAGTTTCCCGGTGGGGAAATGGGAATCGCCCTTAACTTGGAGTTCGATAACGTGGGTGTGCCTATTATGGGTGACGCCAGTAAGATTAAAGAGGGCGATATTGCTAAACGTACGGGCCGAATTGCGGAAGTTCCTGTTGGTGAAGCTGTTCTTGGCCGCGTGGTAGATCCACTTGGTCGTCCTTTAGATGGTAAGGGGCCCATTCAGTCTAAAGAATTCCGCCGCATAGAAGTCAAGGCCCCAGGTATTATTGCGCGTAAGCCGGTGCATGAGCCTATGTATACCGGGCTTAAGGCAATTGACGCTATGACCCCTATTGGCCGCGGTCAGCGTGAGCTTATCATCGGTGACCGTCAGACTGGTAAGACAGCCATTGGTATCGACGCTATTATCAACCAGAAAGACAGTGATATTTACTGTATCTACGTAGCTTCTGGTTTGAAAAAAGCTGCGGTGGCCCAAACAGTTGAAGTTCTTCGTCGTTACGGGGCTATGGAATATACTACCGTAGTAGCGGCCTGTGCCTCTGACCCTGCTACTCTTCAATATATTGCTCCTTACGCCGGTTGCGCTATGGGAGAATATTTTAGAGATAGTGGGCGTCACGCATTGATTGTTTATGACGACCTTTCCAAACAGGCTAACGCCTATCGTGAAGTGTCCTTGCTTCTTCGTCGTCCTCCTGGACGTGAGGCTTATCCTGGTGACATCTTTTATAACCACTCTCGTTTGCTTGAGCGTGCGGCTAAGCTTCATGACAATTATGGAGCGGGTTCTCTTACCGCTTTGCCTATTATTGAAACGCTTCAGGGTGACGTGTCGGCTTATATTCCTACTAACGTTATCTCTATTACTGATGGCCAGGTTTATCTTGAACCGAGCCTTTTCTTTGCCGGTATTCGTCCGGCTATTAACGTAGGTCTTTCGGTTTCTCGCGTTGGTGGTGCCGCTCAGATTAAAGCCATGAAACAGGTGGCTGGTAGGCTTCGTCTAGAACTTGCCCAGTATCGTGAGCTGGCGGCTTTTGCCCAGTTTGGTTCTGAGCTTGACCGTGCTACCCAGCGAATTCTTCATCGTGGTGCTCGTTTGACAGAAATCCTTAAACAACCTCAATATCAACCACTACCGGTAGAAAAACAAGTTTGCATACTTTTTGCTGGAACACGAGGCTTTTTAGATGAAATGCCACTTGATGTTCTGCCTGATTATGAGCGTGAGCTCTATGAATTCATAGAATCAAGATATCCTGAGATTTATACGGAAATCAAAGAGAAGAAAGAAATTAGTCCTGAACTTGAAGAAAAAATGAAAGCAGCGTTTAAAGAATTTAACGAAGAATTTAAGACTCGTCATAACGTTGAACCTGTACCGGTACCGTAA
- the atpG gene encoding ATP synthase F1 subunit gamma → MPNLRDIKRKIEAVKKIGQITKAMNMVAAAKLRGAQERVEQFRPYATKFQEVITDLASSGAVNPAQFELMQVREVKKVEIILVTADRGLCGAFNANLINACEKLIREQKAKGREISLICVGKKGSQYFSKTGLVRQAYEDIMGRVEMFNARAVARDAMQAFIDKAVDETYIIYGYFVNVVRQIPKTERLLPIAVEKEEAVETEAPKISGSYIYEPEPEELFAQILPLYINTRVMAAMLETAVSEQAARMTAMDNANRACGDMVQSLTLLFNKTRQAAITKELMDIVGGAEALKG, encoded by the coding sequence ATGCCTAACTTAAGGGATATCAAGAGAAAGATAGAAGCGGTTAAAAAGATTGGCCAGATTACCAAGGCCATGAACATGGTGGCGGCGGCTAAATTACGTGGAGCGCAAGAAAGAGTAGAGCAGTTTCGTCCGTACGCCACCAAATTTCAAGAGGTTATTACTGACCTGGCTTCTTCAGGAGCGGTTAATCCGGCCCAATTTGAATTAATGCAGGTTCGTGAGGTTAAAAAGGTAGAAATTATTTTAGTGACGGCGGATAGAGGTCTTTGTGGGGCTTTTAATGCCAACCTTATCAATGCTTGTGAAAAGCTGATTCGGGAACAGAAAGCAAAAGGGAGAGAAATCTCGCTTATTTGTGTGGGTAAAAAAGGCTCGCAATATTTTAGTAAGACTGGCTTGGTTAGACAGGCTTATGAAGATATTATGGGCCGGGTAGAGATGTTTAATGCACGAGCCGTGGCCCGTGATGCTATGCAGGCTTTTATAGATAAAGCTGTTGACGAAACTTATATTATTTACGGCTATTTTGTAAATGTAGTCAGGCAAATTCCAAAAACTGAACGTCTCTTGCCCATAGCCGTAGAAAAAGAAGAAGCAGTTGAAACAGAGGCCCCTAAAATTAGTGGTTCTTATATATATGAGCCCGAGCCTGAAGAATTATTTGCACAGATCTTGCCGCTTTATATTAACACTCGCGTAATGGCTGCTATGCTTGAGACGGCAGTGAGTGAGCAGGCTGCTCGTATGACTGCTATGGACAATGCTAACCGTGCTTGTGGAGATATGGTTCAGAGTCTTACTCTTCTTTTCAACAAGACTCGTCAGGCAGCTATTACCAAAGAACTTATGGATATAGTGGGCGGTGCAGAAGCCCTTAAAGGATAA
- the atpD gene encoding F0F1 ATP synthase subunit beta codes for MAEEKIIGKVVQVMGPVVDVEFPPGKVPAILEALRVTNPVIDDREWNLVLEVAQHLGDNVVRTIAMDNTDGLYRGQEVWATGSPIRVPVGKPVLGRIMNVVGDPVDEAGPIQADNTLPIHRPAPAFTEQDVSIKVLETGIKVLDLLVPFPRGGKMGTFGGAGVGKTVIMMEMIHNIAMQHGGISVFCGVGERTREGNDLYLEMKESGVIDKAALVYGQMNEPPGARARVALTGVTVAEYFRDEEGQDVLLFIDNIFRFTQAGSEVSALLGRIPSAVGYQPTLATDLGALQERITSTTKGSITSVQCVYVPADDLTDPAPATTFAHLDGTVVLSRQIAELGIYPAVDPLDSQSRILDPNILGEEHYQVARQVQQVLQRYKDLQDIIAILGMDELSEEDKIIVARARKIQRFLSQPFHVAEQFTGTPGRYVKLEDTIRGFKEILEGKHDDLPEQAFYMVGTIEEAVEKAQQMAAGG; via the coding sequence ATGGCCGAAGAAAAAATTATAGGAAAAGTAGTTCAAGTAATGGGTCCGGTAGTTGACGTGGAGTTCCCTCCTGGAAAAGTGCCGGCGATTTTGGAGGCTTTAAGAGTTACTAACCCGGTGATTGACGATCGTGAGTGGAACTTGGTGCTAGAGGTCGCGCAGCACTTAGGTGATAACGTTGTGCGTACTATTGCTATGGATAATACCGACGGTCTTTATCGTGGCCAGGAGGTATGGGCTACTGGTTCGCCAATTAGGGTGCCAGTAGGCAAACCGGTGTTGGGTCGTATTATGAATGTAGTAGGAGATCCCGTTGACGAGGCGGGTCCTATTCAGGCTGATAATACTCTTCCCATTCACCGTCCTGCTCCAGCTTTTACCGAACAAGACGTATCTATTAAAGTTCTAGAAACTGGTATTAAGGTTCTGGATTTGCTTGTTCCCTTCCCTCGTGGCGGTAAGATGGGCACCTTCGGTGGCGCTGGTGTCGGAAAGACCGTTATCATGATGGAAATGATTCATAACATCGCTATGCAGCACGGTGGTATTTCTGTGTTCTGTGGAGTAGGTGAGCGTACTCGTGAAGGAAACGACCTTTACCTCGAGATGAAAGAATCCGGTGTTATTGACAAGGCCGCTCTAGTTTATGGTCAGATGAACGAGCCTCCTGGAGCTCGTGCTCGTGTGGCCTTGACAGGTGTTACCGTAGCGGAATATTTCCGTGATGAAGAAGGGCAGGATGTATTGCTCTTTATTGATAACATTTTCCGTTTTACTCAGGCGGGTTCTGAGGTTTCGGCGCTTCTTGGCCGTATCCCTTCAGCCGTTGGTTATCAGCCTACTTTGGCTACGGATTTGGGTGCCCTTCAGGAGCGAATTACTTCTACTACCAAAGGTTCTATTACTTCAGTTCAGTGTGTTTACGTGCCTGCTGACGACTTGACTGACCCTGCTCCGGCTACCACGTTTGCTCACCTTGACGGTACCGTAGTTCTTTCCCGTCAGATCGCTGAGCTGGGTATTTACCCTGCGGTTGACCCACTTGACTCTCAGTCCCGAATTCTTGACCCGAATATTTTAGGTGAGGAACACTATCAGGTGGCTCGTCAGGTTCAGCAGGTGCTTCAGCGCTATAAAGACCTGCAAGATATCATTGCTATCTTGGGTATGGACGAGCTTTCTGAAGAAGACAAGATTATCGTTGCTCGTGCTCGTAAGATTCAGCGTTTCTTGTCTCAGCCATTCCACGTGGCCGAGCAGTTTACTGGTACTCCTGGTCGTTACGTCAAACTTGAAGATACTATCCGTGGTTTTAAAGAAATTCTTGAAGGTAAGCATGACGATCTGCCTGAACAGGCTTTTTACATGGTTGGTACTATTGAAGAGGCGGTTGAAAAAGCCCAGCAAATGGCTGCTGGAGGTTAA
- a CDS encoding F0F1 ATP synthase subunit epsilon translates to MARILLEIVTPNRLVVSEEVDIVTAPGVAGEFGVMAHHAPMVAAIKIGELRYRVDERQEFLAVSEGFCEVSGNKITFLCEAAEKAEEIDVERALKAKERAEKRLQEAAAKAEKIDIARAQAALARALVRLRVAEKAKMAK, encoded by the coding sequence ATGGCACGCATTTTACTGGAGATAGTAACGCCTAACCGTTTGGTGGTTAGCGAGGAGGTAGATATAGTTACTGCTCCCGGTGTAGCAGGTGAGTTTGGTGTTATGGCTCACCATGCTCCCATGGTGGCGGCTATAAAAATCGGTGAGCTTCGCTACCGTGTTGATGAGCGTCAGGAATTTCTAGCGGTTAGTGAAGGCTTTTGCGAAGTAAGCGGTAATAAAATTACTTTCCTTTGCGAAGCTGCTGAAAAGGCTGAAGAAATTGATGTAGAAAGGGCTCTTAAGGCTAAAGAGCGAGCCGAAAAGCGTCTTCAGGAAGCAGCGGCTAAAGCTGAAAAAATAGACATTGCCAGAGCCCAAGCGGCTTTGGCTAGAGCACTGGTACGTTTACGAGTAGCTGAAAAGGCTAAGATGGCTAAGTAA
- a CDS encoding bifunctional UDP-N-acetylglucosamine diphosphorylase/glucosamine-1-phosphate N-acetyltransferase GlmU, which translates to MSLSVIVLAAGKGTRMKSPLPKVLHLLAGEPLIIHVLETVFPLKPAQIAVVIGYKKERVKEILSSYAVEIAVQAEQLGTGHAVAITEQIFSNFEGDVLVLCGDTPLLRLDTIVSLVELHQRNNAVATVLTADFPEPRGYGRIVRDEMGMLAAIVEEKDASPAEKNIREINSGTYIFKKDFLFEALKQVKNDNAQGEYYLTDVIKIARTKGLPVAALKTNDFEDVLGVNSQFELARAEAIFQRRLREKFMANGVSFIFPDHVYIERQVKIAPGVVIYPFVSLRGKTFIEAEAIIESHCDLKDVRVLPGTRVKSGTILENAII; encoded by the coding sequence ATGTCGCTTTCGGTTATAGTTTTAGCGGCCGGTAAGGGCACGCGCATGAAGTCTCCCCTTCCTAAAGTTTTGCATTTGTTAGCAGGAGAGCCTCTAATAATCCATGTTTTAGAGACAGTTTTTCCTTTGAAGCCAGCTCAAATAGCAGTGGTAATAGGTTATAAAAAGGAAAGGGTTAAAGAAATTCTTTCCTCCTACGCAGTAGAGATTGCCGTGCAAGCGGAACAATTGGGTACGGGTCATGCGGTGGCAATTACGGAACAAATTTTTTCTAATTTTGAAGGTGATGTTCTGGTCTTATGTGGAGATACTCCACTTTTGCGACTGGATACTATTGTCTCTTTGGTTGAATTACATCAAAGGAATAATGCCGTAGCCACTGTGCTTACTGCTGATTTTCCTGAACCAAGAGGTTATGGGCGCATTGTAAGAGATGAAATGGGAATGTTAGCTGCTATAGTGGAAGAGAAAGACGCCTCTCCGGCGGAAAAGAATATTAGAGAAATTAATAGCGGTACATATATCTTTAAAAAAGATTTTCTTTTTGAGGCCCTTAAGCAGGTAAAAAATGACAATGCTCAGGGAGAATATTATTTGACCGACGTTATAAAAATTGCCCGGACTAAAGGTCTTCCTGTAGCCGCGCTTAAAACGAACGATTTTGAAGATGTACTGGGAGTTAATAGCCAGTTTGAATTGGCCAGAGCTGAAGCTATATTCCAACGTCGGTTGCGAGAAAAATTTATGGCTAACGGAGTTTCTTTCATTTTCCCGGATCATGTCTATATAGAACGGCAGGTAAAGATTGCCCCAGGCGTGGTTATTTATCCCTTTGTAAGCTTGCGTGGAAAAACCTTTATTGAGGCTGAGGCTATTATAGAAAGCCATTGTGATTTAAAAGATGTAAGGGTTTTGCCAGGAACCCGTGTCAAAAGCGGTACAATTTTAGAAAATGCTATCATATAG
- a CDS encoding RNA methyltransferase, which translates to MRNGLFYQCLSCRLRFPSLEKLTSCPACGSQLILKTTRPLETDNFETLPQKIEPSCVAILENVRSAWNVGSILRTGEAAGFSHFYICGITPTPEHKGVAKTALGAEKKLSWSYEPDALALVRRLKEEGFVLWGLETEGSTLWHPDIEIPEAPLVLVIGNELCGVDPELLKECDLVLRLPMRGGKCSLNVSVAFGAIALWLSAKKIK; encoded by the coding sequence ATGAGAAATGGTCTTTTTTATCAGTGTCTAAGTTGTCGTCTCCGCTTCCCTTCTCTTGAAAAATTAACCAGTTGTCCGGCCTGTGGTAGCCAATTAATCCTAAAGACCACCCGTCCTCTTGAAACCGATAATTTTGAAACTTTACCTCAAAAGATAGAGCCTTCTTGTGTAGCCATTCTTGAAAATGTGCGTAGTGCCTGGAACGTAGGTTCTATTTTGCGCACTGGTGAAGCGGCTGGTTTTTCTCATTTTTATATATGCGGCATTACCCCAACGCCTGAACATAAAGGGGTGGCTAAAACCGCCCTTGGCGCTGAAAAAAAGCTTTCCTGGAGTTATGAGCCTGATGCCCTGGCCTTAGTGCGCCGTTTGAAAGAGGAAGGGTTTGTTTTATGGGGCCTTGAAACTGAAGGTAGCACTCTCTGGCATCCAGACATAGAGATACCAGAAGCTCCCTTGGTCCTCGTAATTGGTAATGAACTTTGCGGTGTGGACCCTGAGCTCCTTAAAGAGTGCGACCTGGTGCTCAGGCTTCCTATGCGTGGTGGTAAGTGTTCCTTAAACGTGAGCGTGGCCTTTGGGGCAATAGCCCTCTGGCTTTCAGCTAAAAAAATTAAATAG
- a CDS encoding ATP-binding protein, which produces MYIPRLLEEVFERASGFFPVILLTGARQVGKTTLIKHLLEKEGLKRNYVSLDEFGARALAIEDPDLFLERYPPPVAIDEVQYAPQLFERIKVLVDQKRKPGAFWLTGSQYFSLMKGISESLAGRVGILNLLGLSQEEEFKTLRPGPFLPEIGFKNTLIPIRPLEVFERLVRGCFPALATSREIHLEIFYSSYLQTYIERDIRQISNIAKLIEFERFLKLCAARIGQLLNYSDLARDAGISVSTAKEWINTLVASNQLFLLSPYYRNISKRQIKTPKLYFWDTGLACYLAGWRDPKTAFEGAMSGALFENYVLVEILKSYFNRGKEPAIYFWRTKDGQEVDLLIEEQGKLYPIEIKLSMRPKKDMLRGVYALKKYFKNIGSGALVCLVEKPFPLGKNFFALPVTAI; this is translated from the coding sequence ATGTATATTCCGCGGTTGTTGGAAGAGGTATTTGAAAGGGCTTCCGGTTTCTTTCCCGTAATTCTTTTAACCGGGGCCAGGCAGGTTGGAAAAACTACTCTTATAAAACACTTATTAGAAAAAGAAGGCCTTAAAAGAAACTATGTATCACTTGATGAATTTGGAGCAAGGGCTCTAGCCATAGAAGACCCTGACCTGTTTTTGGAACGATACCCACCACCAGTGGCCATTGATGAGGTTCAATACGCACCGCAACTTTTTGAAAGAATAAAAGTGCTGGTTGACCAGAAAAGAAAGCCCGGGGCATTCTGGCTTACTGGTTCTCAGTATTTTTCACTTATGAAAGGCATTTCAGAAAGCCTTGCTGGAAGAGTGGGAATATTAAATCTTCTAGGCCTATCTCAGGAAGAAGAATTTAAAACCTTAAGGCCAGGACCTTTTTTACCTGAAATTGGTTTTAAAAATACTTTAATCCCCATAAGGCCCCTTGAAGTATTTGAACGTTTAGTAAGGGGTTGTTTCCCTGCTCTGGCAACTTCTAGAGAAATTCATCTGGAAATTTTTTATTCTTCTTACCTTCAAACTTACATTGAAAGGGATATAAGGCAGATATCAAATATAGCCAAATTGATAGAATTTGAGCGTTTTTTAAAGCTCTGTGCGGCACGTATAGGCCAGCTTTTAAATTATTCTGATTTGGCAAGAGATGCGGGAATATCTGTTTCTACAGCCAAAGAATGGATAAACACTTTAGTAGCTTCAAATCAGCTTTTTCTTTTATCCCCTTATTACCGCAATATTTCCAAACGTCAGATAAAAACACCCAAGCTTTATTTTTGGGACACGGGTCTTGCTTGCTATCTAGCCGGATGGCGAGATCCTAAAACCGCTTTTGAAGGTGCCATGTCGGGAGCTTTATTTGAAAACTATGTTCTTGTAGAAATACTTAAAAGTTATTTCAATCGCGGAAAAGAACCAGCTATTTACTTCTGGCGCACTAAAGACGGCCAAGAAGTAGATTTATTAATAGAAGAACAAGGAAAGCTTTATCCTATAGAAATCAAACTAAGCATGCGCCCTAAAAAAGATATGCTCCGTGGTGTTTACGCCTTAAAAAAATATTTCAAAAATATTGGTTCTGGGGCTCTGGTTTGCCTTGTTGAAAAACCCTTTCCTCTGGGAAAGAACTTCTTCGCCCTACCGGTTACCGCTATTTAA